A portion of the Megalobrama amblycephala isolate DHTTF-2021 linkage group LG23, ASM1881202v1, whole genome shotgun sequence genome contains these proteins:
- the cyfip2 gene encoding cytoplasmic FMR1-interacting protein 2, translating into MTTHVTLEDALSNVDLLEELPLPDQQPCIEPPPSSIMYQANFDTNFEDRNAFVTGIARYIEQATVHSSMNEMLEEGHEYAVMLYTWRSCSRAIPQVKCNEQPNRVEIYEKTVEVLEPEVTKLMKFMYFQRKAIERFCSEVKRLCHAERRKDFVSEAYLLTLGKFINMFAVLDELKNMKCSVKNDHSAYKRAAQFLRKMADPQSIQESQNLSMFLANHNRITQCLHQQLEVIPGYEELLADIVNICVDYYENKMYLTPSEKHMLLKVMGFGLYLMDGNVSNIYKLDAKKRINLSKIDKFFKLQVVPLFGDMQIELSRYIETSAHYEENKSKWTCTQSSISPQYNLCEQMVQIREDHIRFISELARYSNSEVVTGSGLDSQKSDEEYRELFDLALRGLQLLSKWSTHVMEVYSWKLVHPTDKFCNKDCPGTAEEYERATRYNYTSEEKFALVEVIAMIKGLQVLMGRMESVFNQAIRHTIYSALQDFAQVTLREPLRQAVRKKKNVLISVLQAIRKTICDWEGGREPPNDPCLRGEKDPKGGFDIKVPRRAVGPSSTQLYMVRTMLESLIADKSGSKKTLRSSLDGPIVQAIEDFHKQSFFFTHLLNFSEALQQCCDLSQLWFREFFLELTMGRRIQFPIEMSMPWILTDHILETKEPSMMEYVLYPLDLYNDSGYYALTKFKKQFLYDEIEAEVNLCFDQFVYKLADQIFAYYKAMAGSVLLDKRFRAECKNYGVIIPYPPSNRYETLLKQRHVQLLGRSIDLNRLITQRISAAMYKSLDQAISRFESEDLTSIVELEWLMEINRLTHRLLSKHMTLDSFDAMFREANHNVSAPYGRITLHVFWELNFDFLPNYCYNGSTNRFVRTAIPFTQEPQRDKPANVQPYYLYGSKPLNIAYSHIYSSYRNFVGPPHFKTICRLLGYQGIAVVMEELLKIVKSLLQGTILQYVKTLIEVMPKICRLPRHEYGSPGILEFFHHQLKDIIEYAELKTDVFQSLREVGNAILFCLLIEQALSQEEVCDLLHAAPFQNILPRVYIKEGERLEVRMKRLEAKYAPLHLVPLIERLGTPQQIAIAREGDLLTKERLCCGLSMFEVILTRIRSFLQDSVWRGPPPTNGVMHVDECMEFHRLWSAMQFVYCIPVGTHEFTAEQCFGDGLNWAGCAIIVLLGQQRRFDLFDFCYHLLKVQRQDGKDEIIKNVPLKKMADRIRKYQILNNEIFAILNKYMKAVETDSSTVEHVRCFQPPIHQSLATTC; encoded by the exons GCAAACTTTGACACCAACTTTGAGGACAGAAATGCGTTTGTCACTGGTATCGCCCGCTACATTGAACAGGCCACTGTGCACTCCAGCATG AATGAAATGCTGGAGGAGGGGCATGAGTATGCCGTCATGCTGTACACCTGGAGGAGCTGTTCCAGAGCCATTCCTCAG GTGAAGTGCAACGAGCAGCCAAACCGAGTGGAGATCTATGAGAAGACTGTGGAGGTGCTGGAACCTGAGGTCACCAAACTCATGAAGTTCATGTACTTCCAG CGCAaggccattgaacgtttttgcAGCGAGGTAAAGCGACTTTGTCATGCTGAACGCAGGAAGGACTTTGTATCCGAGGCATACCTGCTCACTTTAGGAAAGTTCATCAACATGTTTGCTGTGCTGGACGAACTGAAGAACATGAAGTGCAGTGTAAAAAATGACCACTCTGCTTACAAAAG AGCGGCTCAGTTCCTGAGAAAGATGGCTGACCCACAGTCCATCCAGGAGTCCCAAAACCTCTCTATGTTTTTAGCCAATCACAACAGAATTACACAG TGTCTGCACCAGCAGCTGGAGGTGATCCCAGGTTATGAGGAGCTGCTGGCTGATATTGTCAATATCTGTGTGGATTACTATGAGAACAAAATGTACTTGACCCCCAGTGAGAAACACATGCTGCTAAAG GTCATGGGTTTCGGCCTGTACTTGATGGATGGAAATGTCAGCAACATCTATAAGCTGGATGCAAAGAAAAGGATAAACCTCAGCAAAATCGACAAGTTCTTTAAG CTCCAGGTGGTGCCCCTGTTTGGAGACATGCAGATCGAGCTGTCACGGTACATAGAAACAAGTGCCCACTATGAAGAAAACAAGTCCAA GTGGACCTGCACTCAGAGCAGCATCAGTCCACAGTATAACTTGTGCGAGCAGATGGTACAGATCAGAGAAGACCACATCCGCTTCATCTCTGAGCTGGCGCGCTACAGTAACAGTGAGGTGGTGACCGGCTCTGGACTGGACAGTCAGAAGTCTGATGAGGAATACAGGGAGCTCTTTGACTTGGCGCTCAGAGGACTGCAGCTTCTGTCCAAGTGGAGCACTCATGTCATGGAAGTG TACTCTTGGAAACTGGTCCACCCAACTGATAAATTCTGTAATAAAGACTGTCCCGGCACAGCTGAGGAGTATGAACGCGCTACCCGTTACAACTACACCAGCGAGGAGAAGTTTGCCTTGGTGGAGGTCATTGCTATGATCAAGGGTCTTCAGGTTCTGATGGGCCGGATGGAGAGCGTGTTCAATCAGGCCATCAGGCACACCATCTACTCCGCCCTCCAGGACTTTGCACAGGTGACCCTGAGAGAACCACTCAGACAGGCTGTGCGCAAGAAGAAGAACGTCCTCATCAG TGTTCTTCAGGCTATTCGTAAAACCATCTGTGATTGGGAAGGAGGAAGAGAACCTCCTAATGACCCATGTCTGAGGGGAGAGAAGGACCCCAAAGGAGGATTTGATATCAAAGTTCCTCGTCGTGCTGTTGGCCCCTCAAGCACACAG CTCTACATGGTGCGCACCATGCTGGAGTCTCTCATCGCTGATAAAAGTGGCTCTAAGAAGACTCTCCGCAGCAGTCTGGATGGCCCCATCGTTCAGGCCATCGAGGACTTCCACAAGCAGTCTTTCTTCTTCACCCACCTTCTGAACTTTAGTG AGGCCCTGCAGCAGTGCTGTGATCTGTCCCAACTCTGGTTCCGAGAGTTCTTCCTGGAGCTCACCATGGGCCGTCGCATCCAGTTCCCCATCGAGATGTCCATGCCTTGGATCCTCACCGATCACATTCTGGAGACCAAAGAGCCCTCCATGATGGA ATATGTGTTGTATCCGTTGGACCTTTATAATGACAGTGGTTATTATGCCCTCACCAAATTCAAGAAGCAGTTCCTCTATGATGAGATAGAGGCCGAG GTcaacctgtgttttgatcagttTGTATACAAGTTAGCTGACCAGATATTTGCCTACTACAAAGCAATGGCTGGAAG TGTCCTCCTAGACAAACGCTTCCGTGCGGAGTGTAAGAACTATGGTGTGATCATTCCATACCCGCCCTCAAACCGCTACGAGACACTGCTCAAACAGAGACATGTGCAG CTACTGGGTCGCTCCATTGACCTGAACAGGTTGATAACTCAGAGGATCTCAGCGGCCATGTACAAATCTCTGGATCAGGCCATCAGCCGCTTTGAGAGCGAGGACCTCACCTCCATAGTG GAGCTTGAATGGCTGATGGAAATCAACAGGTTGACTCATCGTCTGCTATCTAAGCACATGACCCTGGACAGTTTTGACGCCATGTTCCGAGAGGCCAACCACAACGTGTCTGCACCGTACGGGCGCATCACGCTGCACGTCTTCTGGGAACTCAACTTTGACTTCTTACCAAACTACTGTTACAATGGCTCCACCAACAG GTTTGTGCGGACAGCCATTCCATTCACCCAGGAGCCTCAAAGGGACAAGCCTGCCAATGTCCAGCCTTACTACTTGTATGGTTCCAAG CCTCTGAACATTGCTTACTCCCACATCTACAGTTCCTACAGGAACTTTGTGGGTCCTCCACACTTCAAAACAATCTGCCGTCTTCTTGGTTACCAGGGCATTGCCGTGGTGATGGAGGAGCTGCTCAAGATAGTCAAGAGCTTG TTGCAAGGCACAATCCTGCAGTATGTGAAGACCCTCATAGAGGTGATGCCCAAGATCTGCCGTCTACCTCGTCACGAGTACGGCTCTCCAG GAATCCTGGAATTCTTCCACCATCAGCTGAAGGACATCATTGAATACGCTGAGCTCAAGACAGATGTGTTTCAGAGTCTGAGAGAGGTGGGCAACGCCATCCTCTTCTGTCTGCTCATCGAGCAAGCCCTG TCACAGGAAGAAGTTTGTGACTTACTTCATGCTGCACCATTCCAGAACATCCTCCCGAGGGTCTACATCAAAG AGGGAGAGCGACTAGAGGTGAGGATGAAGAGGCTGGAGGCAAAGTACGCTCCTCTTCACCTGGTGCCCCTCATTGAGAGACTTGGGACCCCACAG CAAATTGCAATAGCGCGGGAAGGAGACCTGCTGACGAAGGAGCGCCTGTGCTGTGGGCTGTCCATGTTTGAAGTCATCCTGACACGCATTCGCAGCTTCCTGCAGGACAGCGTGTGGCGAGGCCCTCCCCCCACCAACGGCGTCATGCATGTGGACGAGTGCATGGAGTTCCACCGCCTCTGGAGTGCCATGCAGTTTGTGTACTGCATCCCTGTGGGCACACACGAGTTCACTGCAGA GCAGTGTTTCGGTGATGGTCTGAACTGGGCTGGCTGTGCCATCATTGTGCTATTAGGACAGCAACGTCGCTTTGACCTCTTCGATTTCTGCTACCACTTGCTGAAGGTCCAGAGGCAGGACGGCAAAGACGAGATCATTAAGAATGTG CCACTGAAGAAGATGGCAGACCGCATCAGAAAGTATCAGATTCTCAACAACGAGATCTTTGCCATCCTCAACAAGTACATGAAGGCTGTGGAGACAGACAGTTCTACTGTGGAGCATGTTCGCTGTTTCCAGCCTCCTATACATCAGTCTCTGGCCACCACATGTTAA